In a single window of the Halomicroarcula saliterrae genome:
- the aroC gene encoding chorismate synthase has protein sequence MNGNEFGRLFRLTTYGESHGEAMGCTVSGVPAGVELSEEEIQKDLDRRKPGQSMITTSRGEPDKVKLNSGIQDGYTTGTPIGMVIQNKDARSGKYEPFITAPRPSHGDFTYSAKFGTRNWGGGGRSSARETVNWVAAGGVAKQVLEQSDYDVRIKAHVCQIGDVVADDVSFEEMLEHSEANEVRCGDPEKAEEMRDLADKYQKEGDSIGGGIYFECRGVPRGLGAPRFDSVPSRLGQAMYSIPAVTDFELGLGREARTARGSDYTEDWEFDGDGEPVPTGNDHGGLQGGITTGDPIYGEVSWHAPVSFPKTQKTVDWETGEEKEITVTGRHDPVLPPRAVPVVEAMLYCTVLDFMLLGGRINPDRLDGRTGAYETEYHPSSPQNDPEDAGTHARTIDED, from the coding sequence ATGAACGGCAACGAGTTCGGTCGGCTCTTCCGGTTGACCACCTACGGCGAATCCCACGGGGAGGCGATGGGCTGTACGGTGTCGGGCGTCCCCGCGGGCGTCGAACTCTCCGAGGAGGAGATACAGAAAGACCTCGACCGGCGCAAACCCGGCCAGTCGATGATAACCACTTCCCGCGGCGAACCGGACAAGGTGAAGCTCAACTCGGGGATTCAGGACGGCTACACCACGGGGACGCCTATCGGGATGGTCATCCAGAACAAGGACGCCCGCTCGGGGAAGTACGAGCCCTTCATCACTGCCCCGCGGCCCTCGCACGGCGATTTCACCTACTCGGCGAAGTTCGGGACCCGCAACTGGGGCGGCGGCGGCCGCTCCTCGGCCCGGGAGACAGTCAACTGGGTGGCCGCCGGCGGCGTCGCCAAGCAAGTGCTGGAACAGTCCGACTACGACGTGCGTATCAAGGCCCACGTCTGCCAGATCGGCGACGTGGTCGCCGACGACGTGAGCTTCGAGGAGATGCTCGAACACAGCGAGGCCAACGAGGTCCGCTGTGGCGACCCGGAGAAAGCCGAGGAGATGCGCGACCTGGCCGACAAATACCAGAAAGAGGGCGACTCCATCGGCGGCGGCATCTACTTCGAGTGTCGCGGCGTCCCCCGCGGTCTCGGTGCGCCGCGGTTCGACTCAGTCCCCTCCCGCCTCGGACAAGCGATGTACTCCATCCCCGCCGTGACGGACTTCGAGCTCGGCCTCGGCCGGGAGGCCCGGACGGCGAGAGGGTCGGACTACACCGAAGACTGGGAGTTCGACGGCGACGGCGAGCCGGTGCCGACCGGCAACGACCACGGCGGCCTGCAGGGCGGTATCACCACCGGCGACCCCATCTACGGCGAGGTCTCCTGGCACGCGCCCGTCTCCTTCCCGAAGACACAGAAGACCGTCGACTGGGAGACCGGCGAGGAGAAAGAAATCACGGTCACGGGCCGCCACGACCCCGTACTCCCGCCGCGGGCCGTCCCGGTCGTCGAGGCCATGCTCTACTGCACCGTGCTGGACTTCATGCTGCTTGGCGGGCGTATCAACCCCGACCGGCTCGACGGTCGGACGGGCGCATACGAGACCGAGTACCATCCGTCGAGTCCACAGAACGACCCGGAGGACGCCGGTACCCACGCACGGACCATCGACGAGGACTAG
- a CDS encoding uracil-DNA glycosylase, whose product MDANQESKQNPFGMDEQCQNCPELCDTRENVVHGYGDVGAEFIVLGESPGAGSDESGLPFTDERERELLDILAAVDMVEDPDADRPELKNTFLTYVTRCRHPDRAATEEEVMNCEPYLNSEIRMINPEILLPVGQRSLEELAFEYTTLSEDDLDIEERHATTIRGRGFEILPMIPPAEQTDDERTAFLDHFSDVLGQDYRQTKGRRGR is encoded by the coding sequence ATGGACGCCAATCAGGAGTCGAAGCAGAACCCGTTCGGCATGGACGAACAGTGCCAGAACTGCCCCGAGCTGTGTGACACGCGCGAGAACGTCGTCCACGGCTACGGGGACGTCGGCGCGGAGTTCATCGTGCTGGGCGAGTCGCCCGGGGCCGGCTCCGACGAGTCCGGGCTCCCTTTCACCGACGAGCGCGAGCGGGAACTGCTCGACATCCTCGCGGCCGTCGACATGGTAGAGGACCCCGACGCCGACCGACCGGAGCTGAAAAACACCTTCCTCACGTACGTCACCCGCTGTCGCCACCCCGACCGAGCGGCGACGGAGGAGGAAGTGATGAACTGCGAACCGTACCTCAACAGCGAGATACGGATGATAAACCCCGAGATTCTGCTGCCGGTCGGCCAGCGCTCCCTCGAAGAACTGGCCTTCGAGTACACAACGCTCAGTGAGGACGACTTGGACATCGAGGAGCGCCACGCCACCACCATCCGCGGACGTGGCTTCGAGATTCTGCCGATGATTCCGCCGGCCGAACAGACCGACGACGAACGGACGGCGTTTCTCGACCACTTCAGCGACGTGCTGGGACAGGACTACCGCCAGACGAAGGGTCGACGGGGTCGTTGA